The sequence below is a genomic window from bacterium 336/3.
AATATTAAAACTCTACTTTTTATGGCAAACACAGTAAAATGGGCTTTAGACCCAGCACATTCCGAACTTCAGTTTAAGGTAAAACACCTTGTAATTTCAACAGTTACAGGCTCTTTCAACATTTTTAATGGTGAGCTCCATGGTGGAGAAAACAGTTTTGATGGCGGAGCTGTTAGTTTTGAAGCTGATGTAAACTCGATCAATACAGGCAATAGTCAAAGAGATGAACATTTGCGTTCTGCTGATTTTTTTGATGCTGCAAATTTCTCAAAAATGTCTTTTGATGGAACGGAATTTAAGAAAGTAGATGAGGATAACTATACACTTGCTGGAAACCTGACTATTAGAGGTACAACTAAGCCTGTTACACTACAAGTAGCATTTGGAGGTATCACCAAAGACCCTTGGGGTAATACAAAAGCTGGTTTTGAAGTAACAGGAAAGCTTAATCGTAAAGATTTTGGCTTGGCTTGGAGTGCTCTTACAGAAGCAGGTGGAGTAGTAGTAAGTGATGAAGTAAAAATTATCGCCAATATTCAATTTGCAAAAACTGCATAAAAAACAAAAAAGGTTAGCAAATCGCTAACCTTTTTTATTATCCTTTTTGAGCCATTAAATTTGTATAATGCTTGTAAAAAAGAGGAATAGTCTCAATACCTTTCAAAAAATTGAATATTCCAAAATGCTCGTTTGGAGAATGGATTGCATCAGAATCTAAGCCAAAACCCATCAAAACAGATTTTATTCCTAATTCCTTCTCAAAAAGAGCTACAATAGGAATACTGCCACCACCACGAGTAGGAACTGGTTTTTTACCAAAACTCTCTTCTAAAGCCATGCTTGCAGCCTTAAACTCCAAAGAATCTGTAGGCGTTACATAAGGGAAACCTCCATGATGAAAACGAACTTCTACTTTTACAGATTTAGGGGCAATAGCCTTAAAATGTTTTTCAAATAATGCATTAATTTCATCTGGGTGCTGATTAGGCACTAAACGCATACTGATTTTGGCATAAGCCTTAGAGGGCAATACAGTTTTAGCTCCAGGTTGGGTATAACCACCCCAAATACCATTTACGTCTAATGTAGGACGTACAGATGTTCTTTCGATAGTAGAAAAACCATCTTCACCAAAAACATCATCAATATTCAAGTCTTTTTTATATTCTTCTAAACTAAAAGGTGTTTTTGCCATTTCAGCTCTCTCCTCTGCACTTAGTACAACCACTTTATCATAAAACTCTGGGATTGTTATTCTTCCTTTTTCGTCTTTCAGAGAGGCTATCATTTGACAAAGTGTATTGATAGGATTAGCAACAGCCCCACCATACACCCCAGAGTGTAAGTCTCTGTTAGGTCCTGTTACTTCTACTTCTAAATAACACAAACCACGAAGTCCGGTTTCTACTGAAGGAATATCGTTGGCAATAATGCCTGTATCAGAAATAAGAATTACATCAGCTTTTAGACGCTCTTTATTGGCTTTTACAAAAGGCTCAAGATTATCAGAACCACATTCTTCTTCACCTTCAATCATGAATTTTAGGTTGCAAGGAATATTGTTCATTTTATTCATCATTTCTAAGGCCTTTACATGCATATAGACTTGTCCTTTGTCATCACAAGACCCACGAGCAAAAATAGCTCCTTGAGGGTGTAATTCGGTTTTTTTGATGACTGGTTCAAATGGGGGAGAATTCCAAAGTTCATAAGGGTCAGCAGGCTGGACATCATAATGTCCATATACTAATACAGTTGGTAATGCTGGATTGACAATTTTTTCAGCATACACAATCGGATGTCCAGCTGTGGGACACACTTCTGCTTTATCTACGCCAGCTTCTAAGAGCTTATTTTTTACAAATTCTGCCGCATGCTGAACGTCTTGCTTTTTGCTTGCATCAGTACTTACAGAAGGAATTTTAAGCCATTCTATTAATTCTGCAATAAATCTATCCTGATTTTCTTCGATATAAGATTTCATAAAATTTGGATATTTTTAAATTAAAAAAGGTTGATGTGATTCAACCTTTCAATATTAATGTTTTTTATGCGTTTCTTCGTCTGAATAAGTAAATTTTATTTTCATTACCTGCAAGTAGCCTCTTGATATTAACACGGTGGGTATAAACCAATACCAAAGCTAAAATAGTACTAAATATCACCAAGGTGGGATTATTCTGCCTAAAAACAGGAACAGTCATCAAAAATATAGGAAATGAAAAACCAGCAATGATAGAACCCAAAGAAACGTAATGAGTTGCAATTAAAATTAATAAAAATACTAAGATAGAAAGAAGAGAAACTTGTGGATGTAAGGCTATCACCATACCCAAAATAGTCGCAACGCCTTT
It includes:
- a CDS encoding peptidase dimerization domain protein, with the protein product MKSYIEENQDRFIAELIEWLKIPSVSTDASKKQDVQHAAEFVKNKLLEAGVDKAEVCPTAGHPIVYAEKIVNPALPTVLVYGHYDVQPADPYELWNSPPFEPVIKKTELHPQGAIFARGSCDDKGQVYMHVKALEMMNKMNNIPCNLKFMIEGEEECGSDNLEPFVKANKERLKADVILISDTGIIANDIPSVETGLRGLCYLEVEVTGPNRDLHSGVYGGAVANPINTLCQMIASLKDEKGRITIPEFYDKVVVLSAEERAEMAKTPFSLEEYKKDLNIDDVFGEDGFSTIERTSVRPTLDVNGIWGGYTQPGAKTVLPSKAYAKISMRLVPNQHPDEINALFEKHFKAIAPKSVKVEVRFHHGGFPYVTPTDSLEFKAASMALEESFGKKPVPTRGGGSIPIVALFEKELGIKSVLMGFGLDSDAIHSPNEHFGIFNFLKGIETIPLFYKHYTNLMAQKG